From a single Gracilimonas sp. genomic region:
- a CDS encoding glycosyltransferase family protein, whose protein sequence is MKILYGIQGTGHGHISRARVVLPKLREYAEVDVLVSGYNFKMNIDGEIAYKVRGISLAYDNNGSVDMLETALNLHPIKFIQDVQAIPIDDYDFVVNDFEPVTAWAANGAGMPCVAISHQASFLSDKAPRPAKKSLVAEQVMKHFAPCTAAVGSHYLRYDDFIEPPIIRRQIRNLNPALGDHITVYLPAFDHETLCSIFQQVQKVEWHIFSPNCEDAYTKGNVKVHPVGKETFLESIESCLGIVSATGFETTSEAMFLGKKLLTIPIKNQYEQLCNAAALTELGGKVVYQIDQHFQQTLSDWIDEGAVLTLPEISDEEDLVQKIISAGMCGTASKEGQREKAGVLQRSVAHSVSL, encoded by the coding sequence ATGAAAATACTGTATGGTATTCAGGGCACTGGACACGGACATATCAGCAGGGCCCGGGTAGTTTTGCCTAAGTTGAGGGAATATGCAGAAGTAGATGTGCTGGTAAGTGGCTACAATTTTAAAATGAATATTGATGGAGAAATTGCCTACAAAGTCCGCGGAATCAGCCTGGCCTACGACAACAATGGCAGTGTGGATATGCTGGAAACAGCACTGAACCTGCATCCCATTAAGTTTATACAGGATGTTCAGGCCATTCCCATTGACGATTATGATTTTGTTGTAAATGACTTCGAACCGGTAACGGCCTGGGCGGCAAATGGAGCTGGAATGCCGTGTGTGGCCATCAGTCATCAGGCTTCGTTTTTGTCGGATAAGGCTCCGCGTCCGGCAAAAAAATCACTGGTGGCCGAGCAGGTTATGAAGCATTTTGCACCCTGTACCGCTGCCGTAGGCTCCCACTATCTGCGGTATGATGATTTTATAGAACCGCCCATCATACGCCGGCAGATCAGAAATCTGAATCCAGCATTGGGCGATCACATCACCGTGTACCTGCCTGCTTTTGATCATGAAACGTTGTGTTCCATCTTCCAGCAGGTACAAAAAGTAGAATGGCATATCTTTTCACCCAATTGCGAAGATGCGTATACCAAGGGAAACGTAAAAGTACATCCGGTTGGGAAAGAGACCTTCCTGGAAAGTATTGAAAGCTGTTTGGGGATTGTCTCCGCTACAGGATTTGAAACCACATCTGAAGCCATGTTCCTGGGCAAGAAGCTGCTCACTATTCCCATCAAAAACCAATATGAGCAGCTCTGTAATGCGGCAGCCTTAACAGAGCTGGGTGGAAAAGTCGTGTATCAAATCGACCAGCACTTTCAGCAAACCTTGTCTGACTGGATTGATGAAGGGGCCGTGCTAACCCTTCCCGAAATTTCAGACGAAGAAGATCTGGTGCAGAAAATCATTTCGGCTGGAATGTGTGGAACTGCAAGTAAAGAAGGCCAAAGGGAAAAGGCGGGGGTTTTGCAGAGGTCGGTTGCTCATTCTGTTTCGTTGTAA
- a CDS encoding UDP-2,3-diacylglucosamine diphosphatase, protein MKRSLDTVVISDVHLGTIGCHAVELVQYLNSIDPKRVILNGDFVDMWNFRKYYWPEAHMHVIRTLITMMTNGVDIYYLTGNHDETLRKVSSLQLGPLFIRDKLVLELNGEKVWFFHGDIFDLTMKHSKWIAKLGGQGYEMLILLNRWMNWVSQKMGYGKFSLSKKIKDGVKTAVNFIDDFEVTAMELAIDEGYDYVVCGHIHQPKIRGYENEKGSVIYLNSGDWVENLTCLEYDGDEWSLYRYSEDAVLQENPRINQLMKSHTFDKKLMIG, encoded by the coding sequence ATGAAAAGATCCCTAGATACCGTTGTTATTTCCGATGTGCATCTCGGAACCATTGGCTGCCATGCCGTTGAACTTGTTCAATATCTGAATTCCATCGATCCCAAGCGAGTTATTCTAAATGGTGACTTTGTGGATATGTGGAATTTCCGCAAATACTACTGGCCGGAAGCCCATATGCATGTCATCCGCACGCTGATCACGATGATGACCAACGGGGTGGATATCTATTACCTGACGGGGAATCATGACGAAACCTTACGGAAAGTATCCAGCCTGCAGCTCGGGCCACTTTTCATTCGGGATAAACTGGTGCTTGAACTAAATGGGGAAAAAGTCTGGTTCTTCCACGGCGATATTTTTGATTTAACCATGAAGCACAGTAAATGGATTGCCAAACTGGGCGGACAGGGTTATGAAATGCTGATTCTGTTAAACCGCTGGATGAACTGGGTGTCTCAGAAAATGGGGTATGGAAAATTCTCTCTGTCCAAAAAAATCAAAGATGGGGTAAAGACTGCCGTCAATTTTATTGATGACTTTGAAGTTACAGCAATGGAACTGGCCATTGATGAAGGCTACGATTATGTGGTATGCGGACATATCCATCAACCCAAAATACGCGGGTATGAAAATGAAAAAGGCTCGGTGATTTACCTCAACTCAGGAGACTGGGTAGAAAATCTGACTTGCCTGGAATATGACGGGGACGAATGGAGCCTGTATCGCTATTCGGAAGATGCGGTTTTGCAGGAGAATCCCCGGATTAACCAGCTTATGAAGAGCCATACTTTTGATAAAAAACTGATGATCGGATGA
- a CDS encoding OsmC family protein, with translation MSEENAQKIVHVYLPENEKFKTTLTAGRHELIADEPEHVDGGKDQGPDPYDYLLMGLGSCTLMTVKMYAERKGWPVEDMYLEMRHNKRHDEDCMNCEDPQSKIDVIEKELIVKGDLSQEQLDKLLDISKKCPVHRTLESDIRIVSSLDKN, from the coding sequence ATGAGTGAAGAAAACGCACAAAAAATTGTACACGTCTACCTCCCGGAAAATGAAAAATTCAAAACTACCCTTACAGCCGGGCGGCATGAACTCATTGCTGATGAACCAGAGCATGTGGATGGCGGAAAAGATCAGGGACCTGATCCCTACGATTATCTCTTGATGGGACTAGGCTCTTGCACCCTGATGACGGTTAAAATGTATGCCGAACGGAAAGGCTGGCCTGTAGAAGATATGTACCTGGAAATGCGGCATAATAAACGTCATGACGAAGACTGCATGAATTGCGAAGATCCGCAGAGTAAAATTGATGTTATCGAAAAGGAGCTGATTGTTAAAGGTGATCTGAGTCAGGAACAGCTGGACAAACTTCTGGATATTTCTAAAAAATGTCCGGTTCATCGTACACTGGAAAGCGATATCCGTATTGTCAGCTCATTAGACAAGAATTAA
- the gcvP gene encoding aminomethyl-transferring glycine dehydrogenase, whose protein sequence is MDINFEKEVFARRHNGPTQESTRKMLEVIKADSVDKLIDETIPEGIRLSKQMNLPEALSENDFLTEFKKLAGKNKIYKSFIGMGYYDTLVPNVIKRNILENPGWYTAYTPYQAEIAQGRLEALINFQTTVSDLTGMELANASLLDEGTAAAEAMSMLYGQRKGKKRKEADVFFVSELCHPQTIEVLQTRAEPIGVEVKIGDHHELDVTDPKLFGVLLQYPATDGTVEDYTNIIAAAHENDVYAVVAADLLSLTLLKAPGEMGADVVVGSSQRFGVPMGYGGPHAAFFATKEDFQRKIPGRIIGVTQDAEGKPAYRMALQTREQHIRREKATSNICTAQVLLGVMAGMYAVYHGPKGLKKIASKIHGLTKLIKAGLEKMGVEVKTETFFDTITVKADVSKIKAVAEKHEVNFRYADESTIGLSFDEAKNLEDAELVLNIFAEALGKENSFDFQSESKKVKVDYPENLARQTEYLDHPVFNLYHSEHEMLRYMKRLENKDLSLVHSMISLGSCTMKLNATAEMIPVTWPEFGQIHPFAPREQAEGYTQLFNELNEWLCEITGFAGMSLQPNSGAQGEYAGLMTIRAYHRANGDDHRNVALIPSSAHGTNPASAVMAGMDVVVVDTDTHGNISSEDLEAKAEKYSDRLAALMITYPSTHGVFEHKVKDFCEIIHKHGGQVYMDGANMNAQVGLTSPGEIGADVCHLNLHKTFCIPHGGGGPGMGPIGVAGHLTPFLPSHSVIKTGGEKGVNVISAAPWGSASILTISYAYIRMMGAQGLTDATKFAILNANYLKDRLKDHYEILYTGKTGRSAHEFIVDLRPFKQSAGVESVDVAKRLMDYGFHAPTMSFPVPGTLMIEPTESESVEELDRFCDAMISIRKEIQEIEDGIADKEDNVLKHAPHTQRVIMADDWNRSYSREKGAFPLEELKYDKFWPSVSRVDDAYGDRNLVCSCIPMSAYEEGIEAV, encoded by the coding sequence ATGGACATTAATTTCGAGAAAGAAGTATTTGCCCGCCGACATAACGGACCTACTCAGGAATCAACCCGGAAAATGCTGGAGGTCATCAAAGCCGATTCGGTTGATAAGCTGATTGATGAAACCATCCCTGAAGGCATTCGCCTCTCAAAACAAATGAATTTACCGGAAGCATTGAGTGAGAACGATTTTCTTACAGAGTTCAAAAAACTGGCTGGTAAAAATAAAATATATAAGTCATTCATTGGGATGGGTTACTACGATACGCTGGTTCCTAATGTCATCAAGAGAAATATTCTCGAAAACCCGGGTTGGTATACAGCTTACACTCCTTATCAGGCGGAAATTGCACAGGGCCGACTGGAGGCGCTGATTAATTTTCAGACAACAGTAAGCGATTTGACGGGGATGGAGTTGGCAAACGCATCTCTGCTGGACGAAGGAACGGCGGCGGCCGAAGCTATGAGTATGCTTTATGGCCAGCGAAAAGGGAAGAAACGTAAAGAAGCCGACGTGTTTTTTGTTTCTGAATTGTGCCACCCGCAAACTATTGAAGTTCTGCAAACAAGAGCCGAACCTATTGGGGTGGAAGTGAAGATCGGTGATCATCACGAATTAGATGTTACCGACCCGAAATTGTTTGGCGTTCTGCTTCAGTATCCGGCAACAGATGGAACGGTTGAAGACTACACGAATATAATCGCAGCAGCTCATGAAAATGATGTATATGCTGTTGTTGCAGCAGATTTGCTGAGCCTCACTTTATTAAAAGCTCCGGGCGAAATGGGAGCAGATGTGGTCGTTGGTTCTTCACAGCGCTTTGGAGTCCCAATGGGATATGGCGGTCCACATGCAGCCTTTTTTGCTACCAAAGAAGATTTCCAGCGCAAGATTCCGGGACGCATCATTGGGGTGACACAAGATGCCGAAGGTAAACCGGCTTATCGAATGGCTCTTCAAACCCGTGAACAGCACATTCGCCGGGAGAAAGCTACTTCCAATATTTGTACTGCACAGGTGTTGTTGGGGGTGATGGCCGGAATGTATGCTGTCTATCATGGACCGAAAGGCTTGAAGAAAATCGCGTCCAAGATTCATGGCTTAACCAAGCTTATCAAAGCTGGATTAGAGAAGATGGGAGTAGAGGTTAAAACCGAAACCTTCTTTGACACTATAACCGTGAAAGCGGATGTATCGAAAATAAAAGCGGTTGCTGAAAAGCATGAAGTCAACTTCAGATATGCAGACGAAAGTACCATTGGTCTTTCTTTTGATGAAGCCAAAAACCTGGAAGATGCAGAGCTGGTTCTCAATATTTTTGCAGAAGCTCTTGGCAAAGAAAACAGTTTTGATTTTCAGTCTGAGTCGAAAAAAGTGAAAGTCGATTATCCGGAAAATCTGGCTCGACAAACCGAATATCTCGATCATCCAGTATTCAACCTGTATCATTCGGAGCACGAAATGCTTCGCTACATGAAGCGTTTGGAAAATAAAGACCTTTCTTTGGTTCATTCCATGATTTCGCTTGGCTCTTGCACCATGAAGCTGAATGCTACTGCCGAGATGATTCCGGTCACCTGGCCTGAGTTTGGACAGATTCATCCATTTGCTCCAAGAGAACAAGCCGAAGGATATACTCAATTATTTAATGAACTAAATGAGTGGCTGTGCGAAATTACCGGTTTTGCGGGAATGTCGCTGCAGCCTAATTCCGGCGCACAGGGTGAATATGCTGGTTTGATGACGATCCGTGCTTACCATAGAGCCAATGGGGATGACCACCGTAATGTAGCCCTGATTCCATCATCTGCTCACGGTACAAATCCCGCCAGTGCAGTAATGGCTGGTATGGATGTAGTGGTTGTTGACACTGATACCCACGGAAATATCTCAAGTGAAGACCTTGAAGCCAAAGCCGAGAAATACAGCGATCGTCTGGCTGCATTGATGATTACATATCCATCTACACATGGAGTGTTCGAACACAAAGTGAAAGACTTCTGTGAAATCATTCACAAACATGGTGGACAGGTTTACATGGATGGAGCTAATATGAATGCTCAGGTTGGATTGACGAGTCCGGGTGAAATTGGAGCTGATGTTTGTCACCTGAATCTGCATAAAACATTTTGTATTCCGCACGGCGGCGGTGGCCCTGGAATGGGACCTATTGGTGTTGCCGGGCACCTGACCCCATTTTTGCCCTCTCACTCAGTAATTAAAACCGGTGGTGAAAAAGGAGTGAATGTAATCTCTGCAGCTCCATGGGGGAGTGCCAGTATTCTTACCATTTCTTACGCGTACATTCGCATGATGGGAGCGCAAGGGCTGACAGACGCAACCAAGTTTGCTATCCTGAATGCCAACTATCTAAAGGATCGGCTCAAGGATCATTATGAGATTCTATATACAGGTAAAACGGGCCGTTCAGCTCATGAGTTTATTGTAGACCTTCGTCCGTTTAAACAATCCGCCGGAGTTGAATCCGTGGATGTGGCAAAGCGTCTTATGGATTACGGCTTCCATGCACCAACCATGAGTTTCCCGGTTCCGGGTACACTGATGATTGAGCCAACCGAAAGTGAATCTGTCGAAGAGCTCGATCGTTTCTGTGATGCCATGATTTCCATCCGTAAAGAAATTCAGGAAATCGAAGATGGCATTGCAGACAAAGAAGACAATGTGCTGAAACACGCTCCTCACACACAGCGCGTGATTATGGCTGATGACTGGAATCGAAGCTACTCCCGTGAAAAAGGAGCTTTTCCGCTTGAAGAACTCAAGTATGACAAGTTCTGGCCTTCTGTTTCCAGAGTTGATGATGCCTATGGCGACCGTAACCTGGTTTGCTCCTGTATCCCGATGTCGGCTTATGAAGAAGGCATCGAAGCGGTATAG
- a CDS encoding YncE family protein gives MSFKRAFYAMMIGGFLFMGTSNSFAQDYYLYVAAESDDEVHLVHFNAETQKGEISETIRVGTWPQENEGPHGLTISPDGSHWFVSIAHGMPYGKLWKFETGTNEFVGEVELGMFPASMDISASTGLLYVVNFNLHGDMEPSTVSVVEPESMIRLGDIKTGIMPHGSRINSSGTRQYHVSMMTDELMEINTETLEVQRRLKLSEKDMSKEMSASTDHSGMDHSGMNHGEMKHKPVEKPTWADPHPSKPLVYVAANGSNEVLEIDTKNWKVTKRWETGKAPYNLEVSHDGKLLVVTYKGEGATGIWDLDSGKELAKIKNSRKVSHGVAISADSKYAFISVEGIGGEPGSVDIINLESLKRVDVVETSKQAGGIIFWKQEG, from the coding sequence ATGAGTTTTAAGAGAGCTTTTTATGCAATGATGATTGGAGGGTTCCTTTTTATGGGAACCTCCAATTCTTTTGCCCAAGACTATTACCTATACGTTGCTGCTGAATCCGATGATGAAGTTCATTTGGTTCACTTCAATGCCGAAACTCAAAAAGGTGAAATTTCAGAAACGATCCGCGTGGGAACCTGGCCCCAGGAAAATGAAGGGCCACATGGACTCACTATTTCACCGGATGGGAGCCACTGGTTTGTGAGCATAGCACACGGTATGCCCTATGGCAAACTCTGGAAGTTTGAAACCGGAACCAACGAATTTGTTGGTGAAGTTGAATTAGGCATGTTTCCGGCAAGTATGGATATCTCTGCAAGCACAGGGTTATTGTATGTAGTGAATTTCAATCTGCATGGCGATATGGAACCAAGTACCGTTTCTGTTGTTGAGCCCGAATCCATGATACGTCTTGGAGACATTAAAACCGGAATTATGCCCCACGGTTCACGTATAAATAGTTCAGGAACCCGGCAGTATCATGTTTCCATGATGACTGACGAACTGATGGAAATCAATACGGAAACGCTGGAAGTTCAAAGACGGCTCAAGTTATCGGAAAAAGATATGAGCAAAGAAATGTCAGCCAGTACTGATCATTCGGGTATGGATCATTCCGGAATGAACCATGGTGAGATGAAGCATAAACCAGTTGAAAAACCAACCTGGGCCGATCCTCATCCTTCAAAACCTTTGGTTTATGTTGCTGCCAATGGCTCCAACGAAGTGTTGGAAATAGACACTAAAAATTGGAAAGTAACCAAGCGATGGGAAACCGGGAAAGCACCGTACAATCTTGAAGTGAGCCATGATGGTAAGCTGTTGGTTGTAACTTACAAAGGGGAAGGCGCTACGGGTATTTGGGATCTGGATTCAGGAAAAGAATTAGCCAAAATCAAAAATAGCCGGAAAGTAAGTCACGGCGTGGCCATTTCAGCCGATAGTAAGTATGCTTTCATCTCGGTTGAAGGAATAGGCGGAGAACCCGGTTCGGTTGATATCATTAACCTTGAATCTTTGAAACGAGTTGATGTCGTTGAAACCAGCAAGCAAGCTGGCGGTATTATTTTCTGGAAACAGGAAGGTTAG
- a CDS encoding pectinesterase family protein: protein MFKNSALFVFILVLHFFQFANAQDPAIATQTLYTGEQSAASGFSNADVPGIATYNPESVSTTFATAGGNVTDDGGSEISERGLVWSTSENPTVEDHKETSEGGLGSFKIKMTGLEAGTEYYFRAFATNESGTAYGREVYFKTLEEITPPEVSTGDVTEVMAVSASTSGDITGWGGDSVTVRGIVWNTTGTPTIDDFKIESGKGLGEFVATLYPLNSDTRYYVRAFATNGKGTGYGNTRIFKTQVLAPDVTFVVAKDGSGDYSSVQDAFDDIPNNYTGVHTVYVKKGEYYEKLSLSEEKVNVKLIGEDRDSTILTYDDYAGISGGTSQSYSVAINADDFVAENITFQNTVPNDKSFSDQQAVALVTNGDRQAYFNVNILGYQDTYYARGSNGTGRVYFKNSYIEGSVDFIFGRNIVVFDSTEIHINRNGGTLTAAATESESKFGFVFRDNVISADSIGFDGDPITSFHLGRPWQQAPRTVFLNTYYPESLDPEGWLSWNVEPALYGEYNCSGPGCGDFESRPDFATQLSEEEAEKYTLENIFFRESNPNFGRDWMPTSELSVVSINEPSKEIPQSFKLKQNYPNPFNPSTNIAYSLPKLAHVKITVYNMLGKQVGILVNQPKKAGDHIIKFNASSLASGVYLYRLEAGGASETNKMILIK, encoded by the coding sequence ATGTTTAAAAATTCAGCATTATTTGTTTTCATATTAGTACTCCATTTCTTTCAGTTTGCAAATGCTCAGGACCCGGCAATAGCGACTCAGACTTTATATACTGGTGAACAGTCTGCTGCTTCAGGTTTTTCAAATGCTGATGTACCAGGTATAGCAACTTATAATCCGGAGTCAGTTTCGACTACTTTTGCAACGGCGGGTGGAAATGTAACGGATGATGGAGGTTCTGAAATTTCTGAGCGGGGTTTGGTTTGGAGTACTTCTGAAAATCCTACGGTAGAAGATCATAAAGAAACTTCGGAGGGAGGGCTCGGGTCATTCAAAATAAAAATGACTGGTCTTGAAGCGGGAACAGAATACTATTTCCGGGCTTTTGCAACGAATGAATCAGGTACAGCATATGGACGGGAAGTCTACTTCAAAACTCTGGAAGAGATAACTCCTCCAGAAGTAAGCACGGGTGATGTTACTGAGGTTATGGCAGTTTCGGCTTCAACAAGTGGTGACATTACCGGTTGGGGCGGCGATAGTGTGACTGTTAGGGGAATTGTTTGGAATACAACAGGCACTCCCACCATAGATGACTTTAAAATTGAATCAGGAAAGGGGCTTGGTGAATTTGTTGCTACATTATACCCCTTGAATTCGGATACCCGGTATTATGTTAGAGCATTTGCTACAAATGGAAAGGGAACGGGATACGGGAATACCCGGATTTTCAAAACGCAGGTTCTGGCTCCTGACGTTACTTTTGTAGTTGCAAAAGATGGCAGTGGTGATTATTCATCCGTTCAAGATGCTTTTGATGACATCCCAAATAACTATACAGGTGTGCATACTGTTTATGTGAAGAAGGGAGAATATTACGAAAAACTGTCGCTGAGCGAAGAAAAAGTGAACGTGAAATTAATTGGTGAAGATCGCGATAGTACTATTCTTACTTATGATGATTATGCAGGTATTTCTGGTGGAACCAGTCAGTCGTATAGTGTTGCCATCAACGCGGATGATTTTGTAGCAGAGAATATCACCTTTCAGAATACAGTTCCTAATGACAAATCCTTTAGCGATCAGCAGGCTGTGGCTTTGGTTACCAACGGAGACAGGCAGGCATATTTCAATGTAAATATTTTGGGATATCAGGATACATACTATGCCAGAGGTTCAAACGGAACGGGAAGAGTCTATTTTAAGAATAGCTATATCGAGGGGTCTGTTGACTTCATATTTGGAAGGAATATCGTGGTTTTTGACAGCACTGAAATTCACATTAACAGAAATGGAGGAACGCTTACGGCTGCTGCGACGGAGTCAGAGTCTAAGTTTGGGTTTGTATTTCGGGATAATGTGATATCAGCAGATTCTATTGGTTTTGATGGGGACCCTATTACCAGTTTTCATCTGGGGCGGCCCTGGCAACAGGCTCCACGCACTGTGTTCCTGAACACGTATTATCCTGAATCTCTTGATCCGGAAGGCTGGCTTTCCTGGAATGTAGAACCAGCTTTGTATGGAGAGTATAACTGTTCAGGTCCGGGATGCGGCGACTTTGAAAGCCGGCCAGACTTTGCTACGCAGCTTTCTGAGGAGGAAGCCGAAAAGTATACACTTGAGAATATTTTTTTCAGGGAAAGTAATCCAAACTTTGGTCGGGACTGGATGCCAACATCAGAATTAAGTGTTGTGAGTATTAATGAGCCTTCAAAAGAGATTCCTCAGAGTTTTAAGCTCAAACAGAATTATCCAAATCCATTCAATCCATCAACTAACATTGCTTATTCACTTCCAAAGCTGGCTCACGTAAAAATCACTGTATATAATATGTTGGGGAAGCAGGTTGGTATCTTAGTCAACCAGCCTAAAAAAGCCGGAGATCATATCATTAAATTCAATGCCTCAAGCCTGGCAAGCGGGGTCTATTTATATCGACTTGAGGCAGGCGGAGCTTCCGAGACAAACAAGATGATTTTGATTAAATAA
- a CDS encoding ZIP family metal transporter, whose protein sequence is MEFLPNWFYELNPIVQALMGGLFTWAVTSLGAAIVFFTKEVNYKLLDGMMGFAAGVMIAASVWSLIIPGIELAEAQGMIGWIPAAVGFLLGGIFLRICDAYIPHLHIGLPRDEAEGVDTKWKRATLLVLAITLHNIPEGLAIGVLFGAASLGMDMVGGATVAGAITLAIGIGIQNFPEGIAISMPLRRDGVSRLKSFNYGQLSGIVEPVSAVVGAAAVIFITPILPYALAFAAGAMIYVVVEELIPESQLHGNADLATLGVMVGFVVMMVLDVALG, encoded by the coding sequence ATGGAATTCTTACCGAACTGGTTTTACGAACTTAACCCTATCGTCCAAGCTTTAATGGGTGGTTTATTTACCTGGGCAGTAACCTCGCTTGGGGCAGCTATTGTTTTTTTCACAAAAGAAGTCAATTACAAATTATTGGATGGCATGATGGGTTTCGCTGCCGGAGTAATGATTGCTGCCAGTGTTTGGTCCCTTATCATACCAGGTATTGAGCTGGCTGAAGCCCAGGGCATGATTGGATGGATTCCCGCTGCCGTTGGTTTTCTTCTTGGGGGTATCTTCCTGAGAATTTGTGATGCATATATTCCTCATTTACATATCGGACTGCCCCGTGATGAGGCTGAGGGTGTTGATACAAAATGGAAGCGAGCCACACTACTTGTTTTGGCCATTACCTTGCACAATATCCCGGAAGGTTTAGCTATCGGAGTACTTTTTGGTGCGGCAAGCCTCGGAATGGATATGGTGGGAGGAGCTACAGTTGCTGGTGCTATAACATTGGCCATTGGTATTGGAATTCAGAATTTCCCTGAAGGGATTGCCATTTCCATGCCTCTTCGCCGGGACGGGGTAAGCAGGCTAAAAAGCTTCAATTATGGTCAGCTCTCGGGTATTGTTGAGCCTGTTTCTGCAGTAGTCGGAGCTGCTGCGGTGATATTTATCACTCCCATCCTTCCTTATGCCCTTGCATTTGCTGCCGGTGCCATGATTTACGTAGTTGTTGAGGAATTAATTCCCGAAAGCCAGCTTCATGGAAATGCGGACTTAGCCACACTGGGAGTTATGGTTGGCTTTGTGGTAATGATGGTTTTGGATGTAGCCCTTGGATAA
- the ettA gene encoding energy-dependent translational throttle protein EttA, with protein MSLSDNKIIFSMVGVSKTYKPNKTVLKDIYLSFFYGAKIGVLGLNGAGKSTLLRIIAGEDQNYQGDISIQKGITFGYLSQEPKLDPSKTVKEIVEEGVQDTMDLLKEYEEVNAAFSDPDADFEKLIEKQSKLQEKIDQVEAWDIDSKLEQAMDALRCPPGDTSVEVLSGGEARRVALCRLLLKKPDVLLLDEPTNHLDAESVGWLEQHLARYEGTVIAVTHDRYFLDNVAGWILELDRGEGIPFEGNYSSWLEQKSKRLSQEEKEESKRQKTLKQELDWIRQNPKGRRAKSKARINKYEELLSEEHDKRRDDMEIFIPAGPRLGDKVIVADHVTKGFEERLLIEDMNFQLPPGGIVGVIGPNGAGKTTLFKMITGQEEPDSGKLVTGDTVELGYIDQKRPLDPSKTIWEEISGGHDLIQLGNREVNSRAYVARFNFSGGDQQKKVTELSGGERNRVHLAKMLKEGANVLLLDEPTNDLDVNTLRALEEALLEFAGCAVVISHDRWFLDRIATHILAFEGNSQVYWFEGNYEEYEENRKQRLGITDDQPHRIKYKKLMR; from the coding sequence ATTTCCTTGAGCGACAATAAGATTATTTTTTCGATGGTTGGGGTAAGCAAAACATACAAACCCAACAAAACGGTACTTAAAGATATTTACCTCTCCTTCTTTTATGGAGCCAAAATTGGTGTGCTTGGATTAAACGGAGCCGGTAAATCTACGCTTTTGAGAATCATAGCTGGAGAAGACCAGAATTACCAGGGTGATATCAGTATTCAGAAGGGAATTACTTTTGGATATTTATCTCAGGAACCCAAGCTTGATCCTTCTAAAACAGTTAAAGAGATTGTGGAAGAAGGTGTGCAGGATACGATGGACCTTCTTAAAGAATATGAAGAAGTGAATGCTGCTTTCAGCGATCCTGATGCTGATTTCGAGAAGCTGATCGAAAAGCAATCCAAGTTGCAGGAAAAGATTGACCAGGTTGAAGCCTGGGATATAGACAGCAAGCTGGAACAAGCTATGGATGCCCTTCGCTGCCCTCCGGGTGATACTTCGGTAGAAGTACTTTCAGGTGGGGAAGCCCGGCGTGTGGCGCTTTGCCGCTTATTGCTCAAAAAACCCGATGTATTATTATTAGATGAGCCAACCAACCACCTTGACGCTGAATCAGTGGGCTGGCTTGAACAACACCTCGCCCGATATGAAGGAACCGTGATTGCCGTTACTCACGATCGCTACTTCCTGGACAATGTAGCCGGCTGGATTCTTGAACTGGATCGTGGCGAAGGAATTCCGTTTGAAGGCAACTACAGTTCGTGGCTTGAACAAAAGTCCAAGCGACTATCTCAAGAAGAAAAAGAAGAATCCAAACGACAAAAGACACTTAAGCAAGAGCTTGACTGGATTCGTCAAAACCCGAAAGGACGCAGAGCAAAAAGCAAAGCTCGTATTAATAAGTATGAAGAGTTGCTTTCTGAAGAGCATGACAAACGCCGTGATGATATGGAAATTTTTATCCCGGCCGGTCCTCGTCTTGGTGATAAGGTAATTGTGGCTGATCACGTGACAAAAGGGTTTGAAGAACGCTTGCTGATTGAAGATATGAATTTTCAGCTCCCTCCCGGCGGTATTGTTGGAGTAATTGGACCAAATGGTGCCGGTAAAACAACGTTATTCAAAATGATTACTGGTCAGGAAGAGCCCGATAGCGGAAAACTGGTTACCGGCGATACTGTTGAGTTGGGATATATCGATCAAAAAAGACCCTTGGATCCTTCCAAAACAATCTGGGAAGAGATATCAGGAGGTCATGATCTTATTCAGTTAGGAAATCGAGAAGTCAATTCCCGTGCTTATGTAGCCCGTTTCAATTTCAGCGGAGGTGATCAGCAGAAAAAGGTAACAGAGCTTTCAGGAGGAGAACGGAACCGGGTTCACCTTGCAAAAATGTTGAAAGAGGGTGCAAACGTACTATTACTTGATGAGCCCACAAATGACCTGGATGTGAATACTCTTCGCGCTCTTGAAGAAGCTTTATTAGAGTTTGCCGGCTGTGCTGTTGTAATTTCTCACGATAGGTGGTTTCTTGACCGTATTGCAACACACATCTTAGCTTTTGAAGGAAACAGCCAGGTGTACTGGTTTGAAGGAAACTATGAGGAATACGAGGAAAATCGTAAACAAAGACTCGGTATCACCGATGATCAACCACATCGCATTAAATACAAAAAACTAATGCGTTAA